Genomic DNA from Bacteroidota bacterium:
TTGGGCGATATATCCACAATACTCACCATTAACCAGATCCGGCCCTTCACATCCACCTCAAGCACCTGATACTGTTCCACCAAACGCACATACTTTTCATCTGCATTACGCATACGATATTCATAAATCGCTTTATGTGCAAGCTTCTCATCCAGCGAAAATGCGTTAAACATTTTCAATGAACTAACTCCGTAAACTGCCAGTGTATGCTGTTCATCGGGATGAATTCGTGCTTCAAAAAAATTGTAGTTGTCAACTGCAAAATCTTCCTGCTGAAAACCAAGCAGCTTGCCGTAATTCGATGAATAGAAAATTGTTTTCTTCGTATTCAGATCGAAAATACTCACACCGGAATTACTAAGCTGTGCAAGGCTCTCGAACGAATGGATATGTGCATCCAGCACACGGTAATCAATATCGTTTTCTGCAAACTGATATTGCTGAAAAAACGTAAAGACAATTTCCTGTATGCTGTTTTGCGGTTGCATTTCAAATTACTTATTGGAATAATCATTAATTCACCATCACCATTTTCGCACCCTGCACCGTGCCGCATACAATACGCACATAATACATTCCCGCAGGTAAGCCTTCCACATTCAGCTGCTCGTTAAATGCACCTTCAGGTCTTCGTCCAAGTGCTTTGCGCTGCACGGGGCGCCCGCGTTCGTCGAGAAGTTCGAGCATTGTTTGTCCGGCTTGGGGAAGTGTGGCCTGTATATTCAGCACATTGCTGGCCGGGTTTGGATAAAGCCCCAGGCTGAGTTGCGGCTGCGGCGCAAGTTGCTGCACACTTACAATATCGTTTACACTGGTAATGGTGGCGGTGTAAATGCCGTTTGCATGTGTGGCTACTGCAACCGTGCCATCGCTGGTGCGCACATCAATCATGTCGCACACTACTGCGCCAATGCTGTTTTCGCCCTGCCGCACCCATACCGTGCCGTTGTGTATGAGCGTGTCGGTGGCGTAGAGTCCGGTGCTGGTGGCTACCAGATACACCATGCCGTTGCTCACCGGCATTATGCTTGCCCAGCGCAGCGAAGGGCCATTGCCGCTGCCGTTTGGCGCCTGCTCCAGATTGCCGGCCACACGTTTCCAGGTGGTGCCGCCATCGGCTGAATAAAACAAACTATACAAGCCGTAGTTTGAATAAACCACCATTACCTCATCGCCGTTGTTTGGATTTACGGCAATGCTGCTTACGTAGCCCGTGCCCGGGAATGTATTGTCTGTAATATCAACCGGCGCGGGCGTGCCGGTATTGGCATTGTCCACACGATATACGCGGCGGCGGTCGGTGCCGTAATACACGCGGTTGGCGGGCGTTTTACACACCGTTACTGCGGTAATGCGTGAGTTTGCGGTGGGCACCGAATCGTTCCAGCGCGTCCAGTTTGTGCTAATCGTATCCCACTGGTTGGTGAGCGCAATGCCGGCGAGGTTGCTGTTTCGCCAGAGGTATTTGCCGCCCGCCAGATACATGATGTTCTGGTTGTTCGGGTCGAGTGCAAACGGATTAATGAACAAATATTTTTCGCCGCCAATGGGATCAATACGGCGCACGGCTGTTGGATTGCCGCCTGCATCGAGCGTGGCTTTGTTCATCTTGCCGTTTTGAATGGAGAAGTAATACATGCCCGCTCCATCTTCAATCTGCACATACGAACCATCGCCGCCACGCGGGTGCGACCAGCTGGCTGTGGGTGAACTGTTGTTTATCCACCACGTGCCGTTGTCCTGCGCACCGGCGGCAATAATAGTGCTTCCGGCTGTGCCATGATCAAGCGCCACGGTGTAAAACTGTGTGGTGAGGTAGCCGTTGTTGAGCGATGTCCAGCTTACCTGCGGCGCCATGCAGTTGTTTGTGCGAAATACACCGCCGTCGTTTGCACTGTACATTACATCGGCGTTTGAAGGCAGAAACGCAATGCCGTGCTGGTCGGGGTGGTGGTTGAGATAGCTTTCTACCAGCGGCAGCGATGTACCTAACTCGTAGCCGCCGATGTAGGTGGTGTTTTGTGTGTCGTTGAACCGGTTGGTGCTGCGGTAAATGTTGGTGCCGCCAATAAACACGGTGTTCGGGTCGTTTGGCTTTACGGCCACCACAAGGTCATACGAACCCTGTGCATTGAAGTCTTCAAAAGGCCCCACGCCGTTTGTGGGAATGTTGGCCGAAAGATCTTCCCATTGTCCGCCGCTGCCGCTGCCGTTTCCGCCCAGATAGGTGTAGCGCCAGAGTGCATTCCATTCAATATCGCCGAAGTAGTTTGTATCGGGCATGCCAATGCCGTTGGTGTTGGCGAGGAAATAAATTTCGTTCGGGTTCGACGGATTGATGCCGGCTACAATGCGGTTGCAAAGTGAATCGCCGAAGAGCGGGGTGGAAATTTTTGTCCATGCGCCGCCCTGATTGGTACTTCGCCAGATACCGCGCTGGGGGCCGTCGGAGCTGAGTGTGGCGTAAAGTATGGCGCTGTCGGGCGTAACGGCAATATCGGTGAAGTAGGAGTAGGCCGATGTGCTTCCGCCGCGTAGTGTGGTCCAGTTGGTGCCGCCGTTCAGGCTTCGGTAAATGGCACCGAGGCAGGCGGCATATACTACATCGTTGGCGGTGTCTTTGTGGTCGGTTTGTATGTTCCAGATCAGGTCCCAGAAGGCATCAAAGCTTTGCGGCGTGTTTGTTTGCGAAGCGGTGATGGCTGTCCATGTGGCGCCGTTGTCGGTGCTTTTGAGCATGCCGTTGCCGAGGAAGTAGGCGCTGCCGCCGCTGGCCGACTGACCATAAGCCTCGCCCGATCCGGCATACCAGGTTTGCGT
This window encodes:
- a CDS encoding PAS domain-containing protein, whose protein sequence is MQPQNSIQEIVFTFFQQYQFAENDIDYRVLDAHIHSFESLAQLSNSGVSIFDLNTKKTIFYSSNYGKLLGFQQEDFAVDNYNFFEARIHPDEQHTLAVYGVSSLKMFNAFSLDEKLAHKAIYEYRMRNADEKYVRLVEQYQVLEVDVKGRIWLMVSIVDISPNQDAESAVKCRLLNFKNGNQFLLETSPKLQLELTPRELEILRLVKDGLLSKEISDKLAISVHTVNTHRQRVLEKLGANNSIEAVSFASKYGLLA
- a CDS encoding T9SS type A sorting domain-containing protein codes for the protein MKKVLFSAAIVVFTGTAIWWAVQPKAQAHTHQLRHSEGMEEDARARMEYELARLAGPDGKIPDHIREKELAFAATLPGDGSLANARSATQAQWTNRGPWNVGGRTRAFAIDIANENHLIAGSTSGGIWNSTDAGASWSKLTPTLSYHGITCLAQDKRPGHTQTWYAGSGEAYGQSASGGSAYFLGNGMLKSTDNGATWTAITASQTNTPQSFDAFWDLIWNIQTDHKDTANDVVYAACLGAIYRSLNGGTNWTTLRGGSTSAYSYFTDIAVTPDSAILYATLSSDGPQRGIWRSTNQGGAWTKISTPLFGDSLCNRIVAGINPSNPNEIYFLANTNGIGMPDTNYFGDIEWNALWRYTYLGGNGSGSGGQWEDLSANIPTNGVGPFEDFNAQGSYDLVVAVKPNDPNTVFIGGTNIYRSTNRFNDTQNTTYIGGYELGTSLPLVESYLNHHPDQHGIAFLPSNADVMYSANDGGVFRTNNCMAPQVSWTSLNNGYLTTQFYTVALDHGTAGSTIIAAGAQDNGTWWINNSSPTASWSHPRGGDGSYVQIEDGAGMYYFSIQNGKMNKATLDAGGNPTAVRRIDPIGGEKYLFINPFALDPNNQNIMYLAGGKYLWRNSNLAGIALTNQWDTISTNWTRWNDSVPTANSRITAVTVCKTPANRVYYGTDRRRVYRVDNANTGTPAPVDITDNTFPGTGYVSSIAVNPNNGDEVMVVYSNYGLYSLFYSADGGTTWKRVAGNLEQAPNGSGNGPSLRWASIMPVSNGMVYLVATSTGLYATDTLIHNGTVWVRQGENSIGAVVCDMIDVRTSDGTVAVATHANGIYTATITSVNDIVSVQQLAPQPQLSLGLYPNPASNVLNIQATLPQAGQTMLELLDERGRPVQRKALGRRPEGAFNEQLNVEGLPAGMYYVRIVCGTVQGAKMVMVN